One part of the Arthrobacter tumbae genome encodes these proteins:
- the ruvX gene encoding Holliday junction resolvase RuvX, with protein MSSGEYPRGVKIGVDVGMVRVGVAVSDRDGLIATPVCTLNRDIRKNRDLRLLLRNIVELAAVEVFVGLPRNLSGTESASTAMARSYAATLADMLSEARVDVPVRLIDERLSSVSAHRSLRQAGLNSRQHRKVVDQVAAVEILQHAIDMQRNLERDVGEPVVQDRRRSLESPSVSSEELDISQTHSGRKEEQ; from the coding sequence GTGTCTTCCGGAGAGTACCCGCGCGGCGTCAAGATCGGCGTGGACGTCGGCATGGTTCGCGTCGGTGTTGCGGTCAGTGACAGGGACGGTCTCATCGCCACGCCGGTCTGCACACTCAACCGGGACATCCGGAAGAACAGGGACCTCCGCCTGCTGCTCAGGAACATTGTGGAGCTGGCAGCCGTTGAAGTATTTGTCGGGTTGCCCCGCAACCTGAGCGGGACCGAATCCGCATCTACAGCCATGGCACGCAGCTACGCGGCAACCCTCGCGGACATGCTCTCCGAAGCTCGTGTCGATGTGCCGGTGCGACTGATCGACGAGCGGCTCTCCTCCGTTTCGGCCCATAGATCGCTTCGGCAGGCTGGCTTGAACAGTCGCCAACACCGTAAGGTAGTAGATCAGGTGGCAGCCGTGGAGATCCTCCAACATGCCATAGACATGCAACGCAACCTTGAGCGGGATGTGGGGGAGCCGGTCGTTCAGGATCGGCGGCGGAGTCTTGAATCGCCGTCGGTCTCATCTGAGGAGTTAGACATTTCGCAAACCCACAGTGGGAGGAAAGAGGAGCAGTGA
- the alaS gene encoding alanine--tRNA ligase translates to MKSQEIARRWLDYFERQGHTRVPSASLVSSDPSLLFTVAGMVPFIPYLTAREVPPYSRATSIQKCIRTADIEEVGKTARHGTFFQMCGNFSFGDYFKQNAIRMAWDLLTSSVEDGGFGLAADRLWVTVYQDDDEALAIWRDEVGFPAERIQKMGKKDNYWNTGQPGPGGPCSEIFYDRGPEYGRDGGPEADEDRYIEIWNLVFMQYRLSAVRSKEDFDIAGELPQKNIDTGLGLERLAMVLQGVENMYETDQVRPVLDKAAELSGREYTSAESDEDPHHQDDVRMRVVADHIRSALMLITDGVTPSNEGRGYVLRRLIRRAVRAMRLLGVEKACLPDLLPVSRDAMKGVYPEVARDFERTSRIAYAEEKAFLRTIASGTARLEEAVRESKGAGRDLSGEDAFSLHDTYGFPIDLTLEMAEEAGVKVDAEGFRALMLEQRQRAQADARGKKAGHADMTVFNELLTTGETVFTGYDELTSEAVVRGIISNGASVPAARQGEDIELILDRTPFYAEAGGQAADVGLITGNGFTVEVTDVQRPIKGLSVHRALVREGEVTQGAPVTAAVDRQRRHAGEQAHSGTHIVHAALHQILGPDALQRGSFNKAGYLRFDFSWGEGISTAARSEIEEVSNLAIRSNHTVETKVMGLDEAKALGATALFGEAYGDRVRVVEIDGEWSRELCGGTHVESTSLIGTLTLLGDQSVGSGNRRVEALVGMDAFRHAAAERALVTELSEMLKVPSPQLPERLGATLNRLKAAEKELERLRKEQLSNAAASLVATAQDSAGVRLITHDAGAVGSADDLRNLALDLRGRLGPGAAAVAVAGVSKDRPVVLVVTNEEARAAGVKAGALVRTAAGILGGGGGGKDDMAQGGGADPARVGAALESIRSAVVNR, encoded by the coding sequence ATGAAGTCCCAAGAGATCGCCCGTCGCTGGCTTGACTACTTCGAACGGCAGGGGCACACGCGCGTGCCGTCGGCCTCCTTGGTGTCCAGCGACCCGTCGCTGCTGTTCACCGTCGCAGGCATGGTTCCGTTCATTCCCTACCTGACTGCACGTGAGGTACCTCCCTACAGCCGCGCGACGAGCATCCAGAAGTGCATCCGCACTGCGGACATCGAAGAAGTCGGCAAGACCGCCAGGCACGGCACGTTCTTCCAGATGTGCGGAAACTTCTCCTTCGGCGACTACTTCAAGCAGAACGCCATCCGGATGGCATGGGACCTCCTGACGAGCAGCGTGGAAGACGGCGGCTTCGGATTGGCTGCTGACCGGCTGTGGGTCACGGTGTACCAGGACGACGACGAAGCCCTCGCCATCTGGCGGGACGAAGTGGGCTTCCCGGCCGAGCGCATCCAGAAGATGGGCAAGAAGGACAACTACTGGAACACCGGCCAGCCCGGTCCCGGCGGACCCTGCTCCGAAATCTTCTACGACCGTGGACCTGAGTACGGAAGGGACGGCGGACCGGAGGCTGACGAAGACCGTTACATCGAAATCTGGAACCTCGTGTTCATGCAATACCGGCTTTCGGCTGTGCGAAGCAAGGAAGACTTTGACATCGCCGGCGAACTGCCGCAGAAGAACATCGACACAGGCCTCGGCCTGGAACGCCTGGCGATGGTGCTGCAGGGCGTGGAGAACATGTACGAGACCGACCAGGTGCGCCCTGTCCTTGACAAGGCAGCGGAACTGTCCGGCCGCGAATACACCAGCGCGGAGTCCGATGAGGATCCGCACCATCAGGACGACGTGCGGATGCGTGTCGTGGCCGACCACATCCGCTCAGCTCTCATGCTGATCACCGATGGTGTGACGCCGTCCAACGAGGGCAGGGGCTACGTCCTTCGGCGGCTGATACGCCGCGCCGTGAGAGCCATGCGCCTGCTGGGTGTCGAGAAGGCCTGCCTGCCGGACCTCCTGCCCGTCTCCCGGGACGCCATGAAGGGTGTCTACCCTGAGGTCGCACGCGATTTCGAACGCACCAGCCGGATCGCCTATGCCGAAGAGAAGGCGTTCCTGCGCACCATCGCCTCCGGGACGGCCCGCCTTGAGGAAGCCGTCCGTGAATCGAAGGGCGCCGGGCGCGACCTGTCCGGCGAAGATGCGTTCAGCCTGCACGACACCTACGGGTTCCCCATCGATCTCACCCTCGAAATGGCGGAGGAAGCCGGCGTTAAGGTCGACGCCGAGGGGTTCCGCGCACTGATGCTCGAGCAGCGCCAGCGCGCCCAGGCTGATGCCCGCGGCAAGAAGGCCGGGCACGCCGACATGACGGTTTTCAACGAGCTGCTCACTACTGGTGAGACCGTTTTCACCGGTTATGACGAGCTGACGAGTGAGGCTGTGGTGCGGGGCATCATCAGCAACGGGGCGTCAGTTCCCGCGGCGCGTCAGGGCGAGGACATCGAACTGATCCTTGACCGCACTCCGTTCTACGCCGAGGCAGGTGGGCAGGCCGCGGACGTAGGTTTGATCACCGGAAACGGCTTCACCGTCGAGGTCACCGATGTCCAGAGGCCCATCAAGGGCCTGAGCGTTCACCGTGCGCTGGTACGCGAGGGCGAAGTCACCCAGGGTGCGCCCGTGACCGCCGCCGTCGACCGTCAGCGTCGCCACGCAGGTGAGCAAGCGCACTCGGGAACGCATATCGTCCACGCCGCGCTCCACCAGATCCTCGGCCCTGACGCGCTGCAGCGCGGTTCGTTCAACAAAGCCGGTTACCTGCGGTTCGACTTCTCCTGGGGGGAGGGCATCAGCACCGCGGCCAGGTCTGAGATCGAAGAAGTCTCGAACCTCGCCATCCGCAGCAACCACACTGTCGAAACGAAGGTGATGGGCCTCGATGAAGCCAAGGCACTTGGCGCGACAGCGCTGTTCGGGGAGGCGTACGGAGACCGGGTACGTGTCGTCGAGATCGATGGTGAGTGGTCACGCGAGCTGTGCGGCGGCACCCACGTCGAATCGACGTCGCTGATCGGTACGTTGACGCTGCTCGGTGACCAGTCTGTGGGTTCCGGCAACCGCCGTGTCGAGGCACTCGTCGGCATGGACGCTTTCCGGCACGCTGCCGCCGAGCGCGCCCTTGTCACCGAGCTGTCGGAGATGCTGAAGGTACCCTCTCCGCAGTTGCCGGAACGCCTCGGCGCCACGTTGAACCGCCTCAAGGCGGCCGAGAAGGAACTTGAGCGGCTGAGGAAGGAACAGCTGTCGAACGCTGCTGCCTCTCTCGTCGCTACCGCCCAGGACAGTGCAGGCGTGCGCCTGATCACCCACGACGCCGGAGCTGTCGGCAGCGCGGATGACCTCCGCAATCTGGCGCTCGACCTTCGAGGCCGTCTCGGCCCGGGCGCCGCCGCAGTTGCTGTGGCCGGCGTGAGCAAGGACCGTCCGGTGGTTCTCGTGGTCACCAATGAGGAAGCACGGGCGGCAGGCGTCAAGGCCGGTGCACTGGTCCGTACCGCTGCGGGTATTCTCGGCGGCGGCGGCGGCGGCAAGGACGACATGGCCCAGGGCGGCGGAGCGGATCCGGCCAGAGTGGGTGCAGCGCTGGAATCCATCCGCTCCGCCGTGGTGAACCGGTAG
- a CDS encoding DUF948 domain-containing protein, which produces MSGGDIAGLIAAGVFAVLVALLAIPVWKLGKVFDELRQAIRSVSEGTTPLIDEVTSTVSTTHQQLKNVDGITSNVSDASANISALSSLVAATVGSPLIKVAAFSYGVRSALASRRKPASRRRSR; this is translated from the coding sequence ATGTCAGGTGGAGATATCGCCGGGCTGATTGCCGCCGGAGTTTTTGCGGTCCTGGTCGCGCTGCTTGCTATTCCGGTGTGGAAGCTCGGCAAAGTCTTTGATGAGCTTCGCCAGGCCATCCGGTCTGTGAGTGAGGGCACCACGCCGCTCATCGACGAAGTCACCAGCACCGTGTCGACAACCCACCAGCAGTTGAAGAACGTTGACGGGATCACCTCCAACGTGTCGGATGCCTCCGCCAATATCTCCGCGCTTTCGTCGCTGGTCGCAGCCACGGTGGGATCCCCGCTCATCAAGGTGGCTGCGTTCTCCTACGGGGTGCGCAGTGCGCTCGCCTCCAGACGGAAGCCGGCCTCCCGCCGTCGTAGTCGCTGA
- the rpsD gene encoding 30S ribosomal protein S4, whose translation MANNTRARRKVRISRALGIALTPKAEKYLERRPYAPGQHGRSRRKQDSDYAVRLREKQRLRAQYGIREAQMARVFEEARRTAGLTGENLIELLEMRLDALVLRAGFARTSAQARQLVVHRHIMVDGARVDRPSFRVKEGQLIHVHSRSETMVPLQVAAAGAHRDVLPAVPAYLDVQIEKLQARLVRRPKRSEVPVTCEEQLVVEYYAR comes from the coding sequence GTGGCTAACAACACACGTGCCCGCCGCAAGGTCCGCATCTCGCGGGCCCTCGGCATTGCTCTGACCCCGAAGGCCGAGAAGTACCTGGAGCGTCGTCCGTACGCACCGGGTCAGCACGGCCGCTCCCGTCGTAAGCAGGACAGCGACTACGCAGTACGCCTGCGCGAAAAGCAGCGTCTGCGCGCACAGTACGGTATCCGCGAAGCGCAGATGGCCCGCGTCTTCGAAGAGGCCCGCCGTACAGCCGGCCTGACCGGTGAGAACCTGATCGAACTGCTCGAAATGCGCCTTGACGCACTTGTGCTGCGAGCCGGTTTCGCCCGCACCAGCGCCCAGGCACGCCAGCTCGTGGTTCACCGCCACATCATGGTTGACGGTGCACGCGTGGACCGTCCGTCTTTCCGCGTCAAGGAAGGTCAGCTCATCCACGTGCACAGCCGCAGCGAGACCATGGTTCCGCTGCAGGTTGCCGCAGCAGGTGCTCACCGCGATGTGCTTCCGGCAGTCCCCGCGTACCTCGACGTTCAGATTGAGAAGCTGCAGGCCCGCCTGGTTCGGCGCCCCAAGCGCTCCGAGGTCCCTGTGACCTGTGAAGAGCAGCTCGTGGTGGAATACTACGCCCGCTGA
- a CDS encoding replication-associated recombination protein A — MNDLFSLDSDGYDEPAAAPGTARNRPRSPLPVRMRPRTVDEVVGQQHLLGVGSPLRTLAAGEPAARTGAPTSVILWGPPGTGKTTLAHVIARGPGRKFVELSAITAGVKDVRRVMDEALSNRDLHRITTVLFLDEIHRFNKAQQDALLPGVENGWVVLIAATTENPSFSVVSPLLSRSLLQTLKPLTEDDISSLLQRAVEDPRGLAGEVVLDDDALAHLVRLAAGDARRGLTALEAAAGVAHSAQMEPAAAEDGDRKEEEGDDGAQPGPVRITLQHAEKAVDVAALRYDRAGDQHYDVVSAFIKSLRGSDVDAALHYLARMLESGEDPRFVARRLMISAAEDVGMADPTALQTAVAAAQAVQLIGMPEGRIILAEAVVHIATAPKSNAAYNGINRAIADVRAGKGQGIPAHLRDAHYPGARQLGHGKGYVYSHDEPHGIASQQYAPDDLVGTDYYVPTDRGTERTVSARLEKLRAIIRNR, encoded by the coding sequence GTGAACGACCTATTCAGCCTCGACTCCGACGGGTATGACGAGCCGGCGGCCGCTCCGGGAACGGCGCGCAACCGGCCCCGCAGTCCATTGCCGGTGCGCATGCGTCCGCGAACGGTCGATGAGGTGGTCGGGCAGCAGCATCTGCTGGGCGTGGGATCACCGCTACGGACGCTGGCTGCAGGGGAGCCTGCCGCGCGTACAGGAGCTCCGACGTCCGTCATCCTCTGGGGGCCGCCGGGAACAGGAAAAACCACCCTGGCCCACGTGATTGCGCGCGGTCCGGGCCGCAAATTCGTCGAGCTGTCCGCTATTACGGCGGGCGTCAAGGACGTCCGCCGGGTGATGGATGAAGCGCTGTCCAACCGGGACCTGCACCGCATCACCACGGTTCTTTTCCTGGACGAGATCCACCGCTTCAACAAGGCGCAGCAGGATGCGCTGTTGCCGGGCGTCGAGAACGGCTGGGTGGTGCTCATCGCTGCCACTACGGAGAACCCGTCTTTCTCGGTGGTCTCCCCGCTGCTGTCCCGTTCCCTCCTGCAGACGCTGAAGCCACTCACTGAAGACGACATCAGTTCATTGCTGCAGCGCGCGGTGGAGGACCCGCGCGGCCTGGCCGGAGAAGTCGTGCTCGACGACGACGCGCTTGCTCATCTGGTGAGGCTTGCGGCCGGCGATGCCCGGCGGGGACTGACGGCACTTGAGGCCGCTGCCGGCGTCGCGCACTCCGCGCAAATGGAACCGGCGGCGGCCGAGGATGGAGACCGGAAAGAGGAAGAGGGCGACGACGGAGCCCAGCCCGGACCTGTTCGCATCACGCTCCAGCATGCCGAGAAAGCCGTAGACGTCGCTGCCTTGCGCTATGACCGCGCGGGGGACCAGCACTATGACGTGGTCAGCGCGTTCATCAAATCCCTGCGCGGGTCAGATGTGGATGCTGCGCTGCACTACCTGGCCCGCATGCTGGAATCCGGCGAAGATCCCCGCTTCGTGGCACGCAGACTGATGATCTCCGCCGCCGAGGACGTCGGGATGGCAGATCCCACTGCGCTTCAGACGGCGGTTGCAGCGGCACAGGCGGTCCAGTTGATTGGAATGCCGGAGGGCCGCATCATCCTTGCGGAAGCTGTGGTGCATATTGCCACCGCACCGAAGTCAAACGCCGCGTACAACGGAATCAATCGGGCCATTGCGGACGTACGGGCTGGGAAGGGACAGGGCATACCCGCGCACCTTCGTGATGCCCACTATCCCGGCGCACGGCAACTGGGCCACGGAAAAGGGTACGTCTATTCCCACGACGAACCTCACGGAATCGCGAGCCAGCAGTACGCGCCGGATGACCTCGTAGGCACCGACTACTACGTTCCCACTGACCGGGGTACCGAACGGACAGTCTCAGCGCGGCTGGAGAAGCTCCGCGCCATTATTCGGAACCGCTGA
- a CDS encoding acVLRF1 family peptidyl-tRNA hydrolase — protein sequence MQDKRSVLVPPERLAGWVERFGERNGAFSTEHAAGVSGVVTLRAANGCTAEIAAPLAVLSRDEVFSEPVPCEPERAVETLIRYSSVPVTVGLLLIRRGGYGVGLAREGALIASKNGTRYVQSRTAAGGWSQQRFARRRANQADALVETAAERAAALFGVDRPSCLQPGGDATLFSECLAHEKLAAYRALPRLPLLPVPDPRQDVLRQAAANTRSLRISLTGIPMT from the coding sequence GTGCAGGACAAACGTTCGGTGCTGGTCCCGCCCGAGCGGCTGGCCGGCTGGGTGGAGCGCTTCGGCGAGCGCAACGGTGCCTTCTCCACAGAACATGCCGCCGGCGTGTCCGGCGTTGTGACGCTGCGGGCCGCAAATGGCTGCACAGCCGAGATCGCCGCTCCCCTGGCCGTTCTCAGCAGGGATGAGGTCTTCAGCGAACCGGTGCCGTGTGAGCCGGAGCGTGCGGTTGAGACACTGATCCGGTATTCGTCCGTTCCAGTCACCGTGGGGTTGCTCCTGATACGGCGCGGCGGCTACGGCGTTGGACTTGCCAGGGAAGGAGCCCTTATCGCTTCGAAGAACGGTACACGCTATGTGCAGTCCCGAACCGCTGCGGGCGGCTGGTCCCAGCAGAGGTTCGCCCGGCGAAGGGCCAACCAGGCGGATGCTCTGGTCGAAACGGCAGCCGAACGGGCGGCTGCCCTGTTCGGTGTGGACAGACCGTCCTGCCTGCAGCCGGGCGGAGACGCCACACTCTTCTCGGAGTGCCTTGCACACGAGAAGCTGGCCGCCTACCGTGCGCTCCCCCGCCTGCCGCTCCTGCCCGTTCCCGACCCGCGCCAGGACGTGCTCCGCCAGGCGGCCGCCAACACGCGGTCCTTGCGTATCAGCCTGACCGGCATACCCATGACCTGA
- the rpe gene encoding ribulose-phosphate 3-epimerase, which translates to MRTCCIHPSILSADFVNLQSELGRIATADAVHVDVMDNSFVPNLTLGLPVVKRIQAVSPVPLDVHLMIDDADRWAPEYAAVGAASVTFHAEAAQAPIRLARELRSTGTRAGMALRPATAVEPYLDMLGELDMLLIMTVEPGFGGQSFLDVTLPKIRRAAEAIRGADLPLVIQVDGGITAETIVRAAEAGATVFVAGSSVYGADDPAEAIAGLRRAAS; encoded by the coding sequence ATGCGAACCTGCTGCATTCACCCAAGCATCCTGTCGGCGGACTTCGTCAACCTGCAGTCCGAACTCGGACGTATCGCGACCGCGGACGCCGTTCACGTGGACGTCATGGACAACAGCTTTGTTCCGAACCTCACGCTCGGGCTTCCGGTAGTGAAGCGGATTCAGGCGGTGAGCCCCGTCCCGCTGGACGTGCACCTCATGATTGACGACGCCGACCGCTGGGCCCCCGAGTACGCTGCCGTCGGTGCCGCTTCAGTGACATTCCATGCCGAGGCGGCTCAGGCACCGATCCGCCTGGCACGGGAATTGCGCTCCACAGGCACACGGGCAGGTATGGCTCTGCGCCCTGCTACCGCCGTCGAGCCCTATCTGGACATGCTTGGCGAACTGGACATGCTGCTCATCATGACAGTGGAACCCGGCTTCGGGGGACAGTCCTTCCTTGATGTGACGCTGCCCAAGATCAGGCGGGCGGCAGAGGCAATCCGCGGCGCAGACCTGCCGCTCGTCATCCAGGTCGACGGAGGTATCACAGCGGAGACCATCGTCCGCGCGGCTGAGGCCGGCGCCACGGTTTTCGTTGCCGGGTCCTCGGTTTATGGTGCCGACGATCCGGCAGAAGCCATCGCCGGGCTCCGCCGGGCAGCGTCCTGA
- a CDS encoding RsmB/NOP family class I SAM-dependent RNA methyltransferase produces the protein MTPEHRPGESRRNVRGRERNRSGERRFSATAPGERTRRADPARLVAYEVLRAVAADDAYANLVLPSSIRKHRLGRQDAGFATELAYGALRGQGTYDAILSLCVDRPLAQLDPAVLDALRLGVHQLMAMRVPPHAALDQTVGLARAVIGAGPSSLINAVLRKVSRRSFAEWLDVLTEGIDDPVRVSSLRHSHPEWIVRTMRQSLVNHGRSVVEIDDLLAADNAAPVVNLIALPGIGDLDEALVAGARAGELVEDSALFAAGDVGRLESVRSGRVRVQDAGSQLVARALAAVELDQSPEDGERWLDLCAGPGGKSALLAAIAAQRGYTLVANEPAEHRAALVQQALAAVDPAVWSVRVGDGRSIGGAYPDGFNRILVDAPCTGLGALRRRPEARWRRQPSDLAELGPLQRNLLSEALDTVRPGGVVAYVTCSPHPAETTAVVQDSLRGRDDFFLMDAGQALDGVSKGGSLRAGHDMTAQLWPHVHGTDAMFLALIRRAI, from the coding sequence ATGACACCTGAACACCGCCCCGGAGAATCACGCCGCAACGTGCGGGGGCGCGAGCGCAACAGGTCAGGCGAGCGTAGATTCTCCGCTACGGCGCCGGGAGAACGAACCAGGCGTGCGGACCCCGCCCGCCTGGTCGCCTACGAGGTTCTTCGGGCCGTCGCGGCCGATGACGCCTACGCGAACCTTGTGCTGCCGAGCAGTATCCGCAAACATCGCCTTGGCCGCCAGGATGCAGGGTTCGCCACCGAATTGGCTTACGGGGCGCTCCGGGGCCAGGGCACCTATGACGCCATCCTCTCGCTGTGCGTTGATCGTCCGCTTGCCCAGCTTGACCCGGCAGTCCTCGATGCGCTGCGACTCGGCGTACACCAGCTGATGGCCATGCGCGTGCCACCCCACGCTGCCCTTGACCAGACGGTAGGGCTGGCCAGGGCCGTCATCGGCGCCGGACCGTCCTCCCTCATCAACGCCGTGCTTCGGAAAGTTTCCCGCAGGTCCTTCGCCGAGTGGCTCGATGTGCTGACGGAGGGGATCGACGACCCGGTCCGCGTGAGTTCACTGCGCCACAGCCACCCGGAATGGATTGTCCGCACCATGCGGCAAAGCCTCGTGAATCACGGGCGCTCCGTCGTCGAGATCGATGACCTGTTGGCAGCAGACAACGCGGCCCCGGTCGTCAACCTGATTGCGCTGCCGGGTATCGGAGACCTCGACGAAGCCCTCGTAGCCGGTGCCCGCGCCGGCGAGCTGGTGGAGGACTCAGCGCTGTTCGCCGCTGGTGACGTCGGCCGGCTTGAATCAGTCCGGTCCGGGCGGGTCAGGGTGCAGGACGCCGGATCCCAGCTGGTCGCACGTGCGCTCGCCGCCGTCGAGCTTGATCAGTCGCCGGAAGACGGTGAAAGGTGGCTTGATCTGTGTGCCGGTCCCGGTGGCAAGTCGGCCCTGCTTGCGGCGATCGCCGCCCAGCGCGGTTACACGCTGGTAGCCAACGAACCAGCCGAACACCGTGCAGCGCTCGTCCAGCAGGCCCTTGCCGCAGTGGATCCGGCCGTGTGGAGCGTGCGCGTGGGTGACGGGCGCAGCATCGGCGGTGCCTACCCGGATGGATTCAACCGCATTCTCGTCGACGCGCCGTGCACAGGGCTGGGTGCTCTTCGCCGCAGGCCCGAGGCCCGCTGGCGCCGCCAACCCTCTGATCTCGCCGAACTGGGACCCCTGCAGCGGAACCTGCTCTCGGAGGCCCTGGACACCGTTCGTCCGGGCGGCGTGGTGGCCTATGTCACCTGTTCACCTCATCCGGCAGAAACAACAGCCGTCGTTCAGGACAGCCTGCGCGGCAGGGATGACTTCTTCCTTATGGATGCGGGCCAGGCATTGGATGGGGTGAGCAAGGGCGGTTCCCTCCGGGCCGGCCACGATATGACAGCGCAGTTGTGGCCGCACGTCCACGGTACCGATGCAATGTTCCTCGCCCTGATTCGACGGGCAATCTAG
- the fmt gene encoding methionyl-tRNA formyltransferase, whose amino-acid sequence MRILFAGTPRVAVPSLNELRHAGHEVVAVLTRADAHVGRKKVLMPSPVAQAATDAGLEIIKANRIDQSVVARLAELHLDAAAIVAYGGLVPPAALQLPRFGWINLHFSLLPAWRGAAPVQHALINGDDISGASTFLLEEGLDTGPVFGTVTEPVRQEDTSGTLLERLSESGAVLLSQTLAAIEQGRAVPVPQRGEVSLAPKLSSADGRVRWADPALAIKRRISGVTPEPGAWTLLAGQRVKLGAVLLRPDVEEILSGVVRERDGAVLVGTGSHAVQLTQVQPSGRTMLPAAEWFRGSRREDLIFE is encoded by the coding sequence ATGAGGATTCTCTTTGCCGGAACGCCCCGGGTTGCAGTGCCGTCGTTGAACGAACTCCGTCATGCCGGCCATGAAGTGGTCGCCGTCCTCACCCGTGCGGATGCCCACGTGGGGCGGAAGAAAGTCCTGATGCCGAGTCCCGTGGCCCAGGCTGCAACCGACGCCGGACTGGAAATCATCAAGGCCAACCGTATCGACCAGTCGGTCGTTGCGCGCCTGGCGGAGCTGCACCTGGATGCGGCGGCGATCGTCGCCTATGGCGGCCTCGTTCCGCCCGCCGCGCTCCAGCTGCCCCGGTTTGGCTGGATCAACCTCCATTTCTCCCTGCTCCCCGCGTGGCGCGGTGCGGCGCCCGTCCAGCACGCCCTGATCAACGGGGATGACATCTCCGGGGCATCCACGTTTCTTCTTGAGGAAGGCCTGGACACCGGACCGGTCTTCGGAACCGTGACGGAGCCGGTGCGCCAGGAGGACACAAGCGGCACCCTGTTGGAACGCCTGTCCGAAAGCGGCGCTGTACTTCTTTCCCAGACCCTCGCCGCCATCGAGCAAGGGCGCGCCGTCCCAGTTCCCCAACGGGGAGAGGTGTCACTTGCGCCCAAGCTCTCAAGTGCAGACGGAAGAGTCCGTTGGGCTGATCCGGCCCTCGCAATCAAGCGCCGGATCAGCGGTGTGACACCCGAACCCGGCGCATGGACCCTGCTGGCCGGACAGCGCGTCAAGCTTGGAGCGGTTCTCCTTCGTCCCGACGTGGAGGAGATCCTTTCCGGAGTTGTTCGTGAAAGGGACGGAGCGGTGCTCGTGGGGACCGGTTCACACGCAGTGCAGCTGACGCAGGTTCAGCCTTCAGGCCGCACCATGCTTCCCGCTGCCGAATGGTTCCGCGGATCGCGCCGAGAGGATCTGATTTTCGAATGA
- the def gene encoding peptide deformylase, which translates to MAVLSIRMIGDPVLRTSAVEVTDYGPDLARLVQNMVETMHSVDGAGLAAPQVGVGLRVFTYAVDGEEGHVINPRLTVSGGVQADDQEGCLSVPGIGFALPRADEVQLQGFDATGQPVQLDATGMLARCFQHETDHLDGRLYIDRLQGEDRRSAMRAIRNARYSDVTLETVTKRSTNVGSAFGVGASLPGSQGSRA; encoded by the coding sequence ATGGCGGTTCTGAGTATCAGGATGATCGGTGATCCCGTGCTGCGCACTTCTGCTGTGGAGGTAACCGACTACGGGCCGGACCTGGCGCGGCTGGTGCAGAACATGGTGGAGACCATGCACAGCGTTGATGGTGCAGGGTTGGCGGCGCCCCAGGTTGGTGTGGGGTTACGGGTCTTCACGTATGCGGTTGACGGGGAAGAAGGCCACGTGATCAATCCGCGGTTGACAGTTTCCGGCGGAGTGCAGGCCGACGATCAGGAGGGTTGCCTCTCTGTGCCGGGCATCGGGTTCGCCCTTCCGCGTGCAGACGAGGTCCAGCTGCAAGGGTTCGATGCCACCGGACAACCGGTGCAGCTGGACGCCACGGGGATGCTCGCGCGCTGTTTCCAGCATGAAACCGATCATCTCGACGGGCGTCTCTACATTGACCGCCTGCAGGGCGAGGACCGCCGCTCCGCCATGCGCGCTATCCGGAACGCCAGGTACAGCGATGTCACCCTGGAAACCGTTACCAAGCGGTCAACCAACGTTGGATCAGCGTTCGGTGTCGGAGCTTCCCTGCCAGGCAGCCAGGGAAGCAGGGCATGA